CGCTTTGGTCGGAAGAGATCGGCCAGagacactttctttttctctgggTGTGACAAAAACATTCAGATTGATTGTGTAAAAATATACAACAGcttaatgaaaaaattaatttattttcatattagTTAATAAAATAACTGAATGATTAATTAATGACATTATGTGCCcagtttttttcctaaaagcagcagctttattctttttaagtATCACTCTCTTGCTACTTCTTGAAGTAtcaaaaaacaaatgtgtgcatTAAACTAAGACACAGGTCTTCACTATCTTTGATAATGAACAAACTTTAATAGCTGTCAGTAAGTAAAAGAGGTTCTacaactttgtacaaaacaataCTACCTGGAAGAAGATCACTTATAGTTGCAGACCAGGGGCTTGGAAGGTTGACCATGCATATAATCACTTGATGGTGGCAATACAGAGTGACCACCACTTATGCTGCTTATGAGGTAGTCCTCACGCATCTTGAGGTTACCTCGAGCTTTGTTCAGGAGGGCACTAAAATTACGTGTTGTCACAGCATAGCTGTCAACTTTTTGACGCACAGAAGACAGAACCTGATGAAACGGTAATAAGAACtctgtttaaattaaaaaaaactcttaaatgttaaatgtcactaaaacaaaaatcattcagTACTGTTAAAAGATCTATTTCTGTGAGAAGAACTAGAATACACTGAAACaactaaacttaaaaaaaaaaaaaaaatgctcttgaAACAAGAACAGACAAGAGGTCCTACACCCCATTTTCACCTGACTCTTTCACTTatatgtttctttcctttttttagtgTTGGTTGTGAAAAAGGTTTTTGAAAGTATTAAAACATGGTAATGATACCTCcctttttaacatttaacattctctctctctgcaccaATCTCTCCTACCTGCACTAATGACTTGACAGTGGGCTGGAAAACTAGATTAACATTGAGCAGAAATGATCGAAGAAGAGGATGAGGATAAGCTGCCAAACGTGAGACAAGCCCTGTCAACAGCAGATTTGCATACAAGGAGTTTTGCACCATCCCTTCAAGTCGCCCAAAAACAGCAGACAAGAAGGGTCCTGAAACAGGATACAACACcacagtaaaaacaaatgaataaatatgcaCATCTACTAAAATGTCAGAGGATTTTACAacacacatgctctctctctcttttttaaaagtttctgcTCCCTATTCTTTCTCATCAACTTTATcctattcatgtgtgtgtggtgtgcgcatttaaatatataaatatatataaacagcgCTTATATGCAGATATGAATACgtgaaaaaaagtcatttaaaaatatttataaatctgAAACTCTTTACACAAGTTTTTGCCTATCCAGCAATTAAGGAAGGTTTTCCAgctatatacatgtacatttaaCTGAACAGTTAACAGATAAGAATCAAGAATTTTAAAAGGTCAGAAAATGACTAGCATGATGATGCAATAGCTCTCCATTATATCATAACACCATAAACTGAAGTTGGTACTAACgaacaaaacttgtttttttccaaatgagtattttttatgttcatatgaatgtaaaagaaaacaaaaacaaaacaaaaacagctagGCTAACCCAAGTCAAACTTGACATTAATTTCATTAAGTACATAGAAATTAAAATtctatttgaatttcagttttcGGAAATGTACAAGTAAAATGACCTATACTTTCTCTTCTGACACTGATGATGGCTGAAGTCAGTGAGAGAGCTTTGTGCATTTGTTTATGAGGTTGTAAAAACAAGCATACTTCAGTGaggtcatgaaaaaaaaaagttttttttttcttccaaactgCATGTGAGAATATTTTCCTCAAAGACTAGTATTTCATGAGTGAAACAGAGCTATTTGTGTACATCGTGGGAAATTTGTGCTtaacgctgtgccagcaactaagactatatcaggGCTACAATTAGGGAAAAAGTACTTTGTAATAAACTCAGTCCCAAAAAATGAATATGCTCTTATGTTAGTCTTTGAACAGGGAAGTTAACTGGTGATTTGCAGTGTCAATGATTCTGCCATATTTCTCCACTAGTTTCATGGAAGAAATATATGACAAAATAATGCTTCATGCATATACACTTACTAagcaatttttgtttatttaaagcatggagaaaaaaaaatgataccaTAATAGTGCTAAGCTGACGAAGGGAAAGAACTCAACAGGCCTATACAatgatgcaaataaaaacactaacaaTAAACAGTGAGACAGAGgtataaataaagataaaacgGGTTAGCAGCTTCAGTTCTTTAAGCAAAATACATATCTGtatgaaaaatgcaaaaagaaacaaatataaaatatgaaagaggGCATTATTCTGAACATTTCAATTGTAAGTTAACTATTTCCAACATGTTTAGCTACTTAAATCTCCATTCAAATATGGAGGTAAACAAAATGGGAAAAAGGAGCTGaccaataatttatatttaccaGAAAATTATGGTCGCTTGAGAAATCTAATATGTATGGTTaggttaaattttaaaaaaggaaataaaaaaaaaattagaatgatTCTATGATTACAGGATAcacaaagcaaattaaaaaatgcacatCAGCATCACTAAAAGGCACTTGATACTTTATGAAAATcagagctgaaaaaaaaaaggcaaaagaagcATGCAGACAAGAGTAAACTGCTGCAAGGATGAAGACTCAAAGGCTGGCAGGTGTCACGAGGCAGTAACACCTTGTACACAGCAGAAAAGCATCTTTGTCGCAAAGCCAGAGAAAGTCCACTAGTGAATGGGGCTTACCAATATTAGGTGGACTGCTAGAGTACCTGACTGAGGTCAATGGAAGATGCTGGCCTGTGGAGGAGGTTGAAGTTGGTGACAAGGACATGCCAGGACTAGTTGGACTCACTGGCAGGGGTCGTGAAAAGTCATCAGAGCTACCAGAAGGGAACATGTTCAATTTACCTCCATTGCTAGGTTCTTCCACAAACAACAAGCCCAGTGATCTAGGAGGAACTGCTTGGGAACTTCTCGTTGTCAGCAACTTTTGGGATGTAGCACCATCAGTGGTGGTGATAGGCATGGCTTGAGTCGATGAATTACCTTCTGTATGAACTCCTCTGTCTTTCAGACACCAACATCGACCGGTCTTCCAGGTGGCCAactttttcttcaagttttggGCCAATTGAGCCCATTGAGGACAAAGACCTGCTTTCTGTGGAAGCCTTTGCATTAAAGTCTGACTTCACTCCATAAGTTACACTAAACAATGCTTGTTCAAATGAGGAAAACACTTCTTCCAAAGAATCTGTCTTGCTGCACACTTCTTGGGACTGCAGATCAAGGTCATTTAGGCAGGTCAAAAAGCTGTCCAGGTTGTCTAGGCACAAGGAGAGTTTTGAAAGACTTTGCCGAGTTGGGGACAATGGGGATGAGGAAAGAGCCTTATTGCACAAGGGGTCTATTCTCACAACGGTACTACTAGAAGCAGCACGCCAGTCTGTGGCAGTCTTCTCTCCACTTTTATTTGCCACTTGCTGGCTTACACCTTCTTTCTGAGAGACAGCCACAGAATCTGATGATAGATAACCTGGACCTGAACAGTTTCTGTGGGGAACTCTGTCTTTTGTTTCCAGAAGGAGGCATGATGTTATTGTTCTTTTCAGCATTTGCATTCTCCTTCTGAAGGTTCTTAGTGGGTTCTGACCAAGTACTGTCACCATTAGCAACCCGTGAAGACACATTGGGGCCAAAAACACTGCCTGGTGCTGGATTCTCTCCATCATATGGTGCAGACCAATGCTGGCATGCTTGAGCACATCTTTTTAGCGTGATCTGTGCCTCATGCAGGTAGTCTGTATAACTGCTCTCCATCAATACATTCAAGTCTTCTGTCTGGGATGATGCCAATTCATTACTAGCAGACAAAGCAGTATGGACAGCAGATCGCCTGCACAAAAAATGACTGCATATTACTTCTGATATTTCTAATTTAATACTGTCAGCTGACACAATAAACAGTATTACATAAGCTGACAATATCAAAATATCAGAAACTTAGGTCACTCATAAGCAATCAATGATACTTAAACAAAAACTTAAGAagtatactttaaaaaaaatcttaaataacCTTCACCATCTGAAAGAGAACTACATTATAAATTTGGTCAACATCCAGAAGATCAGAAGAAAATTCAAGATTTGTTccatataaataaaactgacagaaaacagaTGTGACAAAAGCAAGAGGGTTGAAGCCTTTAATGTAATCTCTATTTTATAACCGCTAATGGTTTTACTTTTTAAGCAGCAGTTTAAGTAACCGGTAAATCATACCACTCTATGGTAATACAGTTTGAATAACATATACATGACTAAAACTAAAGGGTTAGGTCCTTAACAATCAGTAAAAGACAAATGAATAAAAGCATGCAGTGAATAAACAGCAGTCAAAAATTATATGAAAGAGAATACTAGTGTTAAGCATTGACCGTAACAAAACCTGGTATTATATAGCAcaagtacatatacatatacatataatatacacacacatagcaaAAAGTGAAGGTAGGATTGTTGTGAGAAAAAAGTTAatgttaataaatgaaaaatgtacatAAGTGCAAATAAtagtagtttattccttgttgctcctttgaggagcatagggccgccaAAGTgccagaaatataaaaaataattcactagtaaaaattaaatgttaaatgatCCCATTCGCTCTGTGGTTTGCGCTAGTGCATGGACTTACTGTTCCTCAGATAGagattccatttttttcttctcctttttgttCTTGAAGAAACTGCTGCGCCTGCGTGGTTCTTGTCTACTTGCAGGGCTAATCAGCTCTCCAGGAGTACTTATGCTAGCACTCCTACCAAAATTTGTtctaaacatatacacacacaccagaatAGACTAATGATCAATTCAGAATGTCTTATAATTAGTAATAGCACTGTCTTGTTAGTAGCTGCCTTGCATCATGTCACATAATGCACTTTATTATGTTACCATGCAAAAGGAACATTCTACCATTATCAACCATGCATAATGGATCATCAGTGTTGCTTTTAGACAGCAAGCATAAACAAAGATATTACAAAAACAGGCTTTCTTTTCATCTATATGCTCATTCTTCTATATGTTCTCAACATTTCTGTACATGGTATACAATTAAGCATCTTGCATGCATTTCATTGCATCTTTTTAGATATAGGTTACATGCTCTTCTTTGAGTGATAATGCACGATGCCATACCTGCTGAGCAGTGGGGCACGACCAGGTGTGACAGTCGTCTGTGGTGGTGAAAATGCAGCTATGGGTGAGGGGCTGGGGGTGGGACCTGCGGAAGTAGTGGTGGGATATGTCATGCAGCAGACTGGACGAAGCGAGAGGAATTTTTCCGCACTTTTGCCGTACAAGTCTATATCACGGACAGACCTGCGCTGGCTTACCATCACATGGGTACATGGAATTAGGTACctgttacaaattattttttagctgTCAAAAACGATGAGATATCTAGACTCTGAAAGTTTCCTAAAGTTTCACTTTACTCAGTTATTTGATGACAAACATGCACCAAAGTAAATGTAAACAGCTGACAATTCTATGTTTACTTTGTGTTGCTATAATTATCTCCCCAGTGCTTTAAATTAGCCAtataatgtgtgcatgcataataTAATTTCAAACTAAACAAACTATGCATATGTTGTGTGCAGTTGCATGCATGTGCCTGCTTACGCAGATATGAGTGTATCTGCATGGTCGAGCATGCACGCTTATGATTAATAACAATAAGTTTATGagaaagtacataaaaaaatttgcttcatAAATAAGA
This is a stretch of genomic DNA from Pomacea canaliculata isolate SZHN2017 linkage group LG3, ASM307304v1, whole genome shotgun sequence. It encodes these proteins:
- the LOC112559639 gene encoding LOW QUALITY PROTEIN: FTS and Hook-interacting protein-like (The sequence of the model RefSeq protein was modified relative to this genomic sequence to represent the inferred CDS: deleted 2 bases in 2 codons; substituted 1 base at 1 genomic stop codon), giving the protein MSWFKRTSSVREDARTAVNGSSSLSSNNGNLDPMSTDPDLCFEVFKNHWQQACSVISGNRNNGSSPSNDDLEMVVHNFEQMITLLVGEESIDGMPGPIANFLLEKEVLENFCNWCSSQQDHQDKLRMEQLRMYELLISQSRQLLLIHRPVIRPLHRLLMACKEPQLPSSGSEELEFRLVLVLHQICTCISQETVILESFFSTEADHGPAKFLIFSLLIPYIHREGPIGQRARDALLLLMTLSARHPHIGYYIADNSDFCPVLATGLSGLYSSLPRKITPSRDDWCALTEEDCQRIPDLQMFLNSLEFCNAVVQVAHEQVRDQLIKFIYTGFLLPVLGPALHQDICGLPITLLDTPVFMTSRDEVMTATAYLDLFLRRISEPHLIKAFLRFVLMERHDEMLILESLISRIGSNSKLSLVSLSLFNTLVEMNCEEVMFQLVFRYLIPCTHVMVSQRRSVRDIDLYGKSAEKFLSLRPVCCMTYPTTTSAGPTPSPSPIAAFSPPQTTVTPGRAPLLSRTNFGRSASISTPGELISPASRQEPRRRSSFFKNKKEKKKMESLSEEQRSAVHTALSASNELASSQTEDLNVLMESSYTDYLHEAQITLKRCAQACQHWSAPYDGENPAPGSVFGPNVSSRVANGDSTWSEPTKNLQKENANAEKNNNIMPPSGNKRQSSPQKLFRSRLSIIRFCGCLSERRCKPASGKXSGEKTATDWRAASSSTVVRIDPLCNKALSSSPLSPTRQSLSKLSLCLDNLDSFLTCLNDLDLQSQEVCSKTDSLEEVFSSFEQALFSVTYGVKSDFNAKASTESRSLSSMGSIGPKLEEKVGTWKTGRCWCLKDRGVHTEGNSSTQAMPITTTDGATSQKLLTTRSSQAVPPRSLGLLFVEEPSNGGKLNMFPSGSSDDFSRPLPVSPTSPGMSLSPTSTSSTGQHLPLTSVRYSSSPPNIGPFLSAVFGRLEGMVQNSLYANLLLTGLVSRLAAYPHPLLRSFLLNVNLVFQPTVKSLVQVLSSVRQKVDSYAVTTRNFSALLNKARGNLKMREDYLISSISGGHSVLPPSSDYMHGQPSKPLVCNYKKKKVSLADLFRPKRSRPPVRKSPQLKQVEVAGGVGYHFINDFQRDTQDSHEELLKTWNAVYCALVLEEFLKELSALSLEHSLLTFDEVHIGS